The following coding sequences are from one Saccopteryx bilineata isolate mSacBil1 chromosome 3, mSacBil1_pri_phased_curated, whole genome shotgun sequence window:
- the LOC136332110 gene encoding kallikrein-9-like, which produces MKLGLVCALLSLLAGTSRADTRAIGAQECQPNSQPWQAGLFHRTDYFCGATLISDRWLLTAAHCHKRYLWVRLGEHHLWKLEGPEQLFRVTDFFPHPGFKNNLSPQDHNDDIMLIRLPRKAQLGPAVQPLNFSKTCVSPGTECLISGWGSVSSTQGTYPVTLQCANISILKPIFCHFAYPGHISKNMLCAGVWEGGRGSCKGDSGGPLVCHGALAGVVSGGGEPCSSHWRPAVYAGVCHYVHWIRKTMEEN; this is translated from the exons ATGAAGCTGGGACTTGTCTGtgctctgctttctctcctgGCAG GGACCAGCCGGGCAGACACCAGAGCCATTGGGGCTCAGGAATGCCAACCCAACTCGCAGCCCTGGCAGGCTGGACTCTTCCACCGCACCGACTATTTCTGCGGAGCGACCCTCATCAGTGACCGCTGGCTGCTCACAGCTGCCCACTGCCACAAACG GTATCTGTGGGTCCGCCTTGGGGAGCACCACCTCTGGAAATTGGAAGGTCCAGAGCAGCTGTTTCGGGTCACAGACTTCTTCCCCCACCCCGGATTCAAAAACAACCTTAGCCCCCAAGACCACAACGATGACATTATGCTGATCCGTCTGCCCAGGAAGGCACAGCTGGGACCTGCTGTACAGCCCCTCAACTTCAGCAAGACCTGCGTCTCCCCAGGCACCGAGTGCCTCATCTCAGGCTGGGGGTCCGTGTCCAGCACCCAGGGTACG TACCCAGTCACGCTGCAGTGCGCCAACATCAGCATCTTGAAGCCTATTTTCTGCCATTTTGCATATCCAGGCCACATCTCCAAGAACATGCTCTGTGCCGGCGTGTGGGAGGGAGGCCGAGGCTCCTGTAAG GGCGACTCTGGGGGCCCTCTGGTTTGCCATGGAGCTCTGGCTGGTGTGGTGTCTGGGGGCGgggagccctgctccagccactggcGCCCTGCGGTCTATGCTGGCGTATGCCACTATGTACACTGGATCAGAAAGACGATGGAGGAAAACTGA
- the LOC136332109 gene encoding kallikrein-8-like isoform X1 has product MKYWDLFHRGRISPSMGRPPAAAMRTWMFLLLLLEACAGHWMAEESKILKGQTCKPHSQPWQSALFQGVQLLCGGVLVDENWVLTAAHCKKPRYTVRLGDYSLQNKNGPEQEKAVAQSIPHPCYSYSSGDNNHDLMLVRLRSPASLGPKVKPINLTDHCPRDGQKCTISGWGTVTSPQENFPDTLNCAEVEIFPRKECEDDYPGKITEGMVCAGDSSGADSCQGDSGGPLVCDGVLQGITSWGSDPCGQPNKPGVYTNLCRYLDWIKKTIGNRS; this is encoded by the exons ATGAAGTACTGGGACCTCTTCCACAGGGGACGAATCA gcccCAGCATGGGACGCCCACCGGCTGCTGCCATGCGGACCTGGATGTTCCTGCTCTTGCTGCTGGAAGCCTGTGCAG GACACTGGATGGCAGAGGAGTCCAAAATTCTGAAAGGCCAGACGTGCAAGCCCCATTCGCAGCCTTGGCAGTCGGCCTTGTTCCAGGGCGTCCAGCTCCTATGTGGGGGTGTCCTTGTAGATGAAAACTGGGTCCTCACAGCAGCCCACTGTAAAAAACC GAGGTACACAGTACGCTTAGGAGATTACAGCCTGCAGAATAAGAATGGGCCAGAGCAAGAAAAGGCTGTGGCTCAGTCCATCCCACACCCCTGCTACAGCTACAGCAGTGGAGACAACAACCATGATCTGATGCTCGTTCGACTACGTAGTCCAGCATCCCTAGGGCCCAAAGTGAAGCCCATCAACCTGACAGATCACTGCCCTCGAGATGGCCAGAAGTGCACCATATCAGGCTGGGGCACTGTTACCAGCCCCCAAG AGAATTTTCCTGACACCCTCAACTGTGCAGAAGTAGAAATATTTCCCCGGAAAGAGTGTGAAGATGACTACCCCGGGAAAATCACAGAGGGCATGGTCTGTGCAGGTGACAGTAGTGGGGCTGACTCATGCCAG GGTGATTCCGGGGGCCCACTGGTGTGTGATGGTGTTCTCCAAGGTATCACATCCTGGGGATCGGACCCCTGTGGGCAGCCTAATAAACCTGGTGTCTATACCAACCTCTGCCGCTACCTGGACTGGATCAAGAAGACCATAGGCAACAGGAGCTGA
- the LOC136332109 gene encoding kallikrein-8-like isoform X2, which translates to MGRPPAAAMRTWMFLLLLLEACAGHWMAEESKILKGQTCKPHSQPWQSALFQGVQLLCGGVLVDENWVLTAAHCKKPYSSGDNNHDLMLVRLRSPASLGPKVKPINLTDHCPRDGQKCTISGWGTVTSPQENFPDTLNCAEVEIFPRKECEDDYPGKITEGMVCAGDSSGADSCQGDSGGPLVCDGVLQGITSWGSDPCGQPNKPGVYTNLCRYLDWIKKTIGNRS; encoded by the exons ATGGGACGCCCACCGGCTGCTGCCATGCGGACCTGGATGTTCCTGCTCTTGCTGCTGGAAGCCTGTGCAG GACACTGGATGGCAGAGGAGTCCAAAATTCTGAAAGGCCAGACGTGCAAGCCCCATTCGCAGCCTTGGCAGTCGGCCTTGTTCCAGGGCGTCCAGCTCCTATGTGGGGGTGTCCTTGTAGATGAAAACTGGGTCCTCACAGCAGCCCACTGTAAAAAACC CTACAGCAGTGGAGACAACAACCATGATCTGATGCTCGTTCGACTACGTAGTCCAGCATCCCTAGGGCCCAAAGTGAAGCCCATCAACCTGACAGATCACTGCCCTCGAGATGGCCAGAAGTGCACCATATCAGGCTGGGGCACTGTTACCAGCCCCCAAG AGAATTTTCCTGACACCCTCAACTGTGCAGAAGTAGAAATATTTCCCCGGAAAGAGTGTGAAGATGACTACCCCGGGAAAATCACAGAGGGCATGGTCTGTGCAGGTGACAGTAGTGGGGCTGACTCATGCCAG GGTGATTCCGGGGGCCCACTGGTGTGTGATGGTGTTCTCCAAGGTATCACATCCTGGGGATCGGACCCCTGTGGGCAGCCTAATAAACCTGGTGTCTATACCAACCTCTGCCGCTACCTGGACTGGATCAAGAAGACCATAGGCAACAGGAGCTGA
- the LOC136332109 gene encoding kallikrein-8-like isoform X3, with protein MKTGSSQQPTVKNREYTVRLGDYSLQNKNGPEQEKAVAQSIPHPCYSYSSGDNNHDLMLVRLRSPASLGPKVKPINLTDHCPRDGQKCTISGWGTVTSPQENFPDTLNCAEVEIFPRKECEDDYPGKITEGMVCAGDSSGADSCQGDSGGPLVCDGVLQGITSWGSDPCGQPNKPGVYTNLCRYLDWIKKTIGNRS; from the exons ATGAAAACTGGGTCCTCACAGCAGCCCACTGTAAAAAACCGTGA GTACACAGTACGCTTAGGAGATTACAGCCTGCAGAATAAGAATGGGCCAGAGCAAGAAAAGGCTGTGGCTCAGTCCATCCCACACCCCTGCTACAGCTACAGCAGTGGAGACAACAACCATGATCTGATGCTCGTTCGACTACGTAGTCCAGCATCCCTAGGGCCCAAAGTGAAGCCCATCAACCTGACAGATCACTGCCCTCGAGATGGCCAGAAGTGCACCATATCAGGCTGGGGCACTGTTACCAGCCCCCAAG AGAATTTTCCTGACACCCTCAACTGTGCAGAAGTAGAAATATTTCCCCGGAAAGAGTGTGAAGATGACTACCCCGGGAAAATCACAGAGGGCATGGTCTGTGCAGGTGACAGTAGTGGGGCTGACTCATGCCAG GGTGATTCCGGGGGCCCACTGGTGTGTGATGGTGTTCTCCAAGGTATCACATCCTGGGGATCGGACCCCTGTGGGCAGCCTAATAAACCTGGTGTCTATACCAACCTCTGCCGCTACCTGGACTGGATCAAGAAGACCATAGGCAACAGGAGCTGA